The Desulfomicrobium macestii nucleotide sequence GTCACAAAAACTCCCATGGATAATCTATGCTCAATATTTTGGTTCAGACTCTTGGAGGACTCGGCATTTTCATCCTCGGGATGAAGCTCATGACCGAGGGCCTGCAGATGGCAGCAGGCAACAGGATACGCAACGTCTTAAAAGCCGTGTCCGACAACAGGGTGGTGGGTTTTGCCACGGGCGCGGCCGTGACCGCCCTGGTGCAGTCATCCTCGGCCACCACGGTCATGCTCATCAGCTTCGTCTCGGCGGGGCTCATGTCGTTGACCCAGGCCGTGGGCGTGATGCTCGGCTGCAACGTGGGCACGACCATGACCGCCCAGCTCATCGCCTTCAAACTCTCCAACCTCGCCCTGCCGGCCATCGCGCTCGGGGTTCCGCTCAAATATTTTTCCACGCGCAAGAAATACCGCTATCTGGGCGAAGTCATTCTGGGCTTCGGCCTGCTCTTTTTCGGCATGACGGTCATGGGCGATGGGCTTAAGCCGCTGCGGGTGGAGCCAGAGTTCATAGCCTTTTTCACCAAATTCAACGCCGCATCCTTTGGCGGGATACTTCTTTGCGTGGCCACCGGCTGCGGGCTGACCATGATCCTCCAGTCCTCCTCGGCCACGGTGGGTCTGACCATGGCACTGGCCACCCAGGGCCTGCTCGACTTTCCTTCGGCCATGGCCCTGGTTCTTGGCGAGAATATCGGAACCACCATCACGGCCGAACTGGCCACCATCGGGGCGTCAAACATCGACTCCCATCGGGCGGCGCGTTCCAACACCATGTTCAACGTGCTCGGGGTGATGATCATGCTGCTCATTTTCCCCTGGTTTTTGCAGGGGGTGGAATGGATCACCCAAAACGTCATGGGTGCAGAGCCCTGGGACCTCCATGTGGGTGAGGAATATCCCCATATGGCCCGCTATCTGGCCAACGGCCACACGCTTTTCAATCTTACCAACGCTCTCGTTTTTCTGGTTTTCCTTCCTCTGCTGGTTCGGGTGGGAACCTGGCTCTCCCCCAAGGACAAGACCACGGGCGACTCCCTCTTTCGGCAACCGGTCTTTGACCAGCACGTCGAAGATAATCCCGTGGCCGCCCTGGCCCAGGTGCGGGGTGAAATTCACCGCATGTCGCTGACCGTGCGCGCGGCGTACAACAACGCCCTGGAATGCTTGGAGACGCGGGACCATCGCACCATCCGGCAGCGGCAGCGCTTCGAGGACCAGGTCAACGCCATGCACAGGGCCATCTCGACCTTCCTGGCCAAGACCATGCAAAGCGAGATCAACGAGGCCATCTCCAATGACATCGCCGAGCAGATGCGGGTCGTCAACAACCTCGAACGCATCGGTGATGCCGTGGAGGCGTTCGGGCTGCTTTGCGAGGACATCGTCGACAAGGAGCTCAAGTTCAACGAAGTCGCCATGCGCGATCTGTTCATTATTGCCGCCAAGGTCGATGAATTCCTGAGGATGATCAGCGACGCCCTGATCAGGGAGCCCGAGGGTTTGATGGAGAAGGCCGAGGAGGCCGAACGGACCATCGACTCCATGCGTGAATCCATGCGCGAATCCCACATCGAGCGGCTCAAGATCGGCAAGTGCGGGATCGAAGGCGGCCTGACCTTCATCAACCTTCTGGCCCGGCTCGAGAAAATCGGCGATTACTGCTACTCCATCGCCCGCTCCGTGACCTCCGAGAACTAGACTCCCAGCTTTTTTCCCTGAGATTCCCGCAAGACGCAATGTCTTGCGGGAATTCCTTGCCTCCATCGCCCTGCGCCGGTATTCCTCTCGTAAAAGCCTGCAAGCTTTTCAGGCCTTTTCGGCTTGCCGGAGGACGCATGAGATTTCCATTTTTTCATTCCATCCGCGCCACGCTGGTCTTCCTGGTGTTCCTGGCCGTGCTGCCTGCATTGGGCATCATGCTTTTCTCGGGCTACACGCTGCGGGTGAACATGATAGAAAGCGCCGAG carries:
- a CDS encoding Na/Pi cotransporter family protein; its protein translation is MLNILVQTLGGLGIFILGMKLMTEGLQMAAGNRIRNVLKAVSDNRVVGFATGAAVTALVQSSSATTVMLISFVSAGLMSLTQAVGVMLGCNVGTTMTAQLIAFKLSNLALPAIALGVPLKYFSTRKKYRYLGEVILGFGLLFFGMTVMGDGLKPLRVEPEFIAFFTKFNAASFGGILLCVATGCGLTMILQSSSATVGLTMALATQGLLDFPSAMALVLGENIGTTITAELATIGASNIDSHRAARSNTMFNVLGVMIMLLIFPWFLQGVEWITQNVMGAEPWDLHVGEEYPHMARYLANGHTLFNLTNALVFLVFLPLLVRVGTWLSPKDKTTGDSLFRQPVFDQHVEDNPVAALAQVRGEIHRMSLTVRAAYNNALECLETRDHRTIRQRQRFEDQVNAMHRAISTFLAKTMQSEINEAISNDIAEQMRVVNNLERIGDAVEAFGLLCEDIVDKELKFNEVAMRDLFIIAAKVDEFLRMISDALIREPEGLMEKAEEAERTIDSMRESMRESHIERLKIGKCGIEGGLTFINLLARLEKIGDYCYSIARSVTSEN